One region of Acidobacteriota bacterium genomic DNA includes:
- a CDS encoding DUF1684 domain-containing protein, producing MRATMRAMARERMWRVRHGIRWRGRAALCALAALMAPGTPAAQDYAAEIEAWRVDREARLQADDGWLTVAGLFFLNEGDNSFGSSPLNDILLRTGPAEAGVFTLRDETITVRAPEGGTLSIDGRDVEAAQLWPYEGRERPTIALGPLSLFGHYSGDRLAIRMRDRESDVRRGFTGLRWYPVDEAFRVHGRYIPHDEPRTMRLPNILGDVETFRTSGSVALTVGGAELRMTAVDSDDRLWFIFRDLTSGSETYPAARFLYADAPDADGRTTVDFNRAYNPPCAFNPHTTCPLPPRENRLPVRVEAGELDYGSH from the coding sequence ATGCGTGCTACGATGCGGGCGATGGCCCGGGAAAGGATGTGGCGTGTGCGACATGGGATTCGATGGCGGGGGCGCGCCGCACTCTGCGCGCTTGCGGCGCTGATGGCGCCGGGGACGCCGGCGGCGCAGGACTACGCGGCGGAGATCGAAGCCTGGCGCGTCGACCGCGAGGCACGTCTGCAGGCGGACGACGGCTGGCTGACGGTGGCCGGGCTCTTCTTCCTCAACGAGGGGGACAACAGCTTCGGCTCGTCGCCGCTCAACGACATCCTGCTGCGAACCGGACCCGCCGAGGCCGGCGTGTTCACGTTGCGGGACGAGACGATCACGGTGCGGGCCCCGGAAGGAGGAACGCTCTCGATCGACGGCCGCGACGTCGAGGCGGCGCAACTCTGGCCCTACGAGGGACGCGAGCGCCCGACCATCGCCCTCGGTCCGCTGTCGCTGTTCGGCCACTACAGCGGCGACCGGCTCGCCATCCGCATGCGGGATCGGGAGAGCGACGTACGGCGCGGCTTCACCGGCCTGCGCTGGTACCCGGTCGACGAGGCCTTCCGGGTTCACGGGCGCTACATCCCGCACGACGAGCCGCGCACGATGCGGCTGCCGAACATCCTCGGCGACGTCGAGACATTCCGCACCAGCGGCTCGGTCGCCCTCACCGTGGGCGGCGCGGAGCTGCGCATGACGGCGGTCGATTCCGACGACCGGCTGTGGTTCATTTTCCGCGACCTGACCAGCGGCAGCGAGACCTATCCCGCCGCGCGTTTCCTGTACGCCGACGCCCCGGATGCCGACGGCAGGACGACGGTGGACTTCAACCGGGCCTACAACCCCCCGTGCGCCTTCAATCCGCACACGACGTGCCCGCTCCCGCCGCGCGAGAACCGGCTGCCCGTGCGGGTCGAGGCGGGAGAGCTCGACTACGGCTCGCACTGA
- a CDS encoding DNA-directed RNA polymerase subunit omega, which translates to MESRFLYVDVAAQRAKQLRRGALPRLEELAGGAEADTPVKLSHKLERIAMREVDRRKIHYDVPDPAPASGE; encoded by the coding sequence ATCGAGAGCCGTTTTCTGTATGTCGACGTCGCGGCGCAGCGCGCGAAGCAGTTGCGCCGCGGTGCTCTGCCGCGGCTCGAGGAGTTGGCCGGCGGTGCGGAGGCGGACACTCCGGTCAAGCTGAGTCACAAGCTCGAACGCATCGCCATGCGCGAAGTGGACCGCCGCAAGATTCATTACGACGTGCCGGACCCGGCGCCGGCGTCGGGGGAGTGA
- the gatA gene encoding Asp-tRNA(Asn)/Glu-tRNA(Gln) amidotransferase subunit GatA: MAGAARPADAETASSIRDDVRSGHRSAVEVCRYYLDRIADSEERWNALTAVFRDEALARAAEVDRRRNEWRDRPLLGVPITVKDVICTQGQPTTAASRILAGFRPPYDATVAARLREAGAIVVGKTNCDEFAMGSSTEHSAYGPSRNPWDPERSPGGSSGGAAAAVAAGLAPVAIGSDTGGSIRQPAAFCGIAGLKPTYGRVSRYGLLAFASSLDQIGPLTRTVADTALVLGVLAGHDPRDATSVDAPVDDYTAALTGDAAGLRVGVARTLLRHGDAGIDGEVLAAFDKALAALAAAGAALVDVELPHAEHAVPVYYLVAPAEASSNLARYDGVRFGARAAAAADGGDGAGSPLAAMYDRTRDAGFGAEVKRRIMLGTYALSAGYYDAYYRRAQRVRSLIRRDYDRAFDAAGPGVDVIAMPTTPAPAFRLGEHLQDPLAMYLGDVFTVSANLTGLPAISVPAGLTAARLPIGLQLVGRAFGESTLLRLAHAYERVQEGPA, from the coding sequence ATGGCGGGCGCGGCGCGGCCGGCGGACGCGGAGACCGCCAGCTCCATTCGCGACGACGTACGGTCCGGCCACCGATCGGCGGTCGAGGTCTGCCGGTACTACCTGGATCGCATCGCGGATAGCGAGGAGCGCTGGAACGCGCTTACCGCGGTGTTCCGGGACGAGGCGCTGGCGCGGGCGGCGGAGGTCGATCGGCGCCGGAACGAGTGGCGCGATCGGCCCTTGCTGGGCGTGCCGATCACCGTCAAGGACGTCATCTGCACGCAGGGACAGCCGACGACCGCGGCGTCGCGAATCCTGGCCGGCTTTCGACCGCCGTACGACGCCACCGTGGCCGCCCGCCTGCGGGAAGCGGGCGCGATCGTCGTCGGCAAGACCAACTGCGACGAGTTCGCGATGGGGTCGTCGACCGAGCACTCCGCCTACGGACCGAGCCGGAACCCGTGGGACCCCGAACGCTCGCCGGGCGGATCGAGCGGCGGGGCCGCCGCCGCGGTCGCGGCCGGGCTCGCGCCGGTCGCCATCGGGTCGGATACGGGCGGCTCCATCCGCCAGCCGGCGGCGTTCTGCGGAATCGCGGGGCTGAAACCGACGTATGGCCGCGTCTCCCGCTACGGACTGCTGGCCTTCGCCTCGTCGCTCGACCAGATCGGTCCCCTGACGCGGACGGTGGCAGACACGGCGCTGGTCCTGGGAGTGCTGGCGGGACACGATCCGCGCGACGCGACGTCCGTGGACGCGCCGGTCGACGACTACACGGCGGCGCTCACCGGAGACGCGGCAGGACTGCGGGTCGGCGTGGCGCGCACGCTGCTGAGGCACGGCGACGCCGGCATCGACGGCGAGGTGCTGGCGGCTTTCGACAAGGCCCTCGCCGCGCTCGCGGCGGCCGGCGCCGCCCTGGTCGACGTCGAGCTGCCGCACGCGGAGCACGCCGTGCCCGTCTACTATCTGGTCGCCCCGGCCGAGGCCAGCTCCAACCTCGCCCGCTACGACGGGGTCCGCTTCGGCGCCCGCGCCGCCGCGGCCGCCGATGGCGGAGACGGCGCAGGCTCACCGCTCGCCGCGATGTACGACCGGACGCGCGACGCCGGCTTCGGGGCGGAAGTGAAACGCCGGATCATGCTCGGGACCTATGCGCTGAGCGCCGGCTACTACGACGCGTACTACCGCCGGGCCCAACGCGTACGAAGCCTGATTCGACGCGACTACGATCGCGCGTTCGACGCCGCCGGGCCCGGTGTGGACGTCATCGCGATGCCGACGACGCCCGCACCCGCGTTCCGGCTCGGCGAGCACCTGCAGGATCCGCTGGCGATGTACCTGGGGGACGTGTTCACCGTCAGCGCCAACCTCACCGGCCTGCCGGCGATCAGCGTGCCGGCCGGCTTGACGGCGGCCCGCCTGCCGATCGGCCTGCAACTCGTCGGACGCGCCTTCGGCGAGTCGACGCTCCTGCGACTGGCGCACGCGTACGAACGCGTTCAGGAAGGTCCGGCCTGA
- the gatC gene encoding Asp-tRNA(Asn)/Glu-tRNA(Gln) amidotransferase subunit GatC, whose product MPDRLTRADVERIAALAHLDLTPEEVDLFTPQLADILEYAERLQGVDVSGADESWHPGGADCPRRPDSVRPSLARDQTLANAPDGVADRASETGGFFRVPRVLG is encoded by the coding sequence ATGCCCGACCGTCTCACCCGCGCCGATGTCGAGCGGATCGCCGCGCTGGCGCACCTCGATCTCACCCCCGAAGAAGTCGATCTGTTCACGCCACAGCTCGCCGACATCCTGGAATACGCCGAACGGTTGCAGGGGGTCGACGTGAGCGGCGCCGACGAGTCCTGGCACCCCGGCGGCGCCGACTGCCCGCGGCGCCCGGATTCCGTGCGGCCGTCGCTCGCCCGCGACCAGACGCTGGCCAACGCGCCGGACGGCGTCGCGGACCGCGCCTCGGAAACCGGCGGCTTTTTCCGCGTGCCGCGAGTGCTGGGCTGA
- a CDS encoding class I SAM-dependent methyltransferase, protein MPGLVGAAHVDPLQPFGVFQDVGELWREQIDFFGGEIEVRQRGDPLDIGAGETVGHGDDPNTARERLGARAWRRSRRDVPHDAGPRLAPACDHGRVSGSLFGRPRAEVEAALPDREPVACPLCGREPRPFAVDFQGLHLARCAACGLEFQHPRPVFEQLASAVYTPGYHPEGHETVDGGRERTFARQLERIERYVRRSPAALLDVGCGAGAFLGYARSRGWTVGGTDISVTPGARRHDARLWEGQLPQIRFDGARFDAVRLNHVLEHTPDPMRELRQARRLVAGDGVLLIGVPNLAGLSVRLKSWQSRLGLKRRRWKHYGALHHLWFFTPATLAALVEAAGFRVVHWETPAEDRPGRSGWAKALVRGPLQAAKLGGILDLYARPR, encoded by the coding sequence GTGCCAGGACTCGTCGGCGCCGCTCACGTCGACCCCCTGCAACCGTTCGGCGTATTCCAGGATGTCGGCGAGCTGTGGCGTGAACAGATCGACTTCTTCGGGGGTGAGATCGAGGTGCGCCAGCGCGGCGATCCGCTCGACATCGGCGCGGGTGAGACGGTCGGGCATGGAGACGACCCTAACACAGCCCGAGAACGGCTCGGCGCCCGGGCGTGGCGTCGGAGCCGACGCGACGTTCCGCACGACGCCGGGCCGCGCCTGGCGCCGGCATGCGATCATGGCCGGGTGTCAGGTTCGCTCTTCGGCCGGCCGCGGGCCGAGGTCGAGGCCGCCCTTCCGGATCGCGAGCCGGTCGCTTGCCCGCTGTGCGGTCGCGAGCCCCGGCCGTTCGCCGTCGACTTCCAGGGACTGCACCTCGCGCGCTGCGCCGCCTGCGGTCTGGAGTTCCAGCACCCCCGACCCGTGTTCGAGCAGCTCGCCTCCGCCGTCTATACGCCCGGGTACCATCCCGAAGGGCACGAAACCGTCGACGGCGGCCGGGAGCGGACCTTCGCAAGACAGTTGGAGCGGATCGAGCGGTACGTCCGCCGCAGCCCCGCCGCCCTGCTCGACGTCGGGTGCGGGGCCGGCGCGTTTCTCGGCTACGCCCGATCCCGCGGCTGGACCGTGGGTGGCACCGACATCAGCGTCACGCCGGGCGCGCGGCGCCACGATGCGCGGCTGTGGGAGGGACAGTTGCCTCAGATCCGCTTCGACGGGGCGCGCTTCGACGCCGTCCGCCTCAACCACGTGCTCGAGCACACCCCGGACCCGATGCGGGAGCTGCGGCAGGCGCGGCGTCTGGTCGCCGGCGACGGCGTTCTGCTGATCGGCGTGCCGAACCTCGCCGGACTGAGCGTTCGCCTCAAGAGCTGGCAGAGTCGTCTCGGCCTGAAGCGCCGGCGCTGGAAGCACTACGGCGCACTGCACCATCTCTGGTTCTTCACCCCGGCGACGCTGGCGGCGCTGGTCGAGGCGGCCGGGTTCAGGGTGGTGCACTGGGAGACGCCGGCCGAGGATCGGCCGGGGCGTTCCGGATGGGCCAAGGCGCTCGTGCGGGGTCCGCTCCAGGCCGCGAAACTGGGCGGGATTCTCGATCTGTATGCACGGCCGAGGTAG
- a CDS encoding TIGR00282 family metallophosphoesterase, with amino-acid sequence MPATVTLLFVGDIVGKPGRTITRLALPRLVARHGVDLVIANVENAAGGNGITRDIGETLLDHGVQVMTTGNHVWDKKEALAYIESQPRLLRPGNYPAGVPGSGRYGARTRDGVPVGIVNVMGRIFMNPLDNPFRVVREQVAAVRAEHGARIVFVDFHAEATSEKKAMGWHLDGEVTAVAGTHTHVQTADERILPNGTAYITDVGMTGPHDSIIGVDPRPVLKRFLDGMPAKFDTATRNPRINAIVVTADPETGRARAIERVDLSADDVDALDRRTEP; translated from the coding sequence ATGCCCGCAACCGTCACGCTCCTTTTCGTCGGCGACATCGTCGGCAAGCCGGGACGCACGATCACCCGGCTGGCCCTCCCCCGGCTCGTGGCCCGCCACGGCGTCGACCTGGTGATCGCCAACGTCGAGAACGCGGCGGGCGGCAACGGCATCACCCGCGACATCGGGGAGACGCTGCTCGATCACGGCGTCCAGGTGATGACGACAGGCAACCACGTCTGGGACAAGAAGGAGGCGCTGGCGTACATCGAGAGCCAGCCTCGACTTCTGCGGCCGGGCAACTATCCCGCCGGCGTGCCGGGAAGCGGGCGCTACGGCGCGCGGACACGAGACGGCGTTCCGGTCGGCATCGTGAACGTGATGGGGCGCATCTTCATGAATCCGCTCGACAATCCGTTCCGCGTGGTCCGCGAGCAGGTCGCCGCGGTCCGGGCCGAACACGGGGCGCGCATCGTGTTCGTGGATTTCCACGCCGAGGCCACCTCGGAGAAGAAGGCGATGGGCTGGCACCTCGACGGAGAGGTGACCGCGGTGGCGGGCACGCACACCCACGTGCAGACCGCCGACGAGCGCATCCTGCCCAACGGCACCGCATACATCACCGACGTCGGGATGACCGGTCCCCACGACTCGATCATCGGCGTGGACCCGCGGCCCGTGCTGAAGCGCTTTCTCGACGGCATGCCGGCGAAGTTCGACACGGCGACACGCAACCCGCGGATCAACGCGATCGTGGTGACCGCGGACCCGGAGACCGGCCGCGCCCGTGCGATCGAGCGCGTGGACCTTTCCGCTGACGACGTGGACGCCCTCGACCGGCGGACAGAACCGTGA